One window of Vitis riparia cultivar Riparia Gloire de Montpellier isolate 1030 chromosome 5, EGFV_Vit.rip_1.0, whole genome shotgun sequence genomic DNA carries:
- the LOC117914550 gene encoding plastid-lipid-associated protein 6, chloroplastic yields FSLSPSPPPPLSSSSSSTITITCALPSNLRSSDRRRLRTTSKPYTWTSGLPKRSFVLRSTLDEVSVLDPPPPPEDSTAELLSSLKLKLLSAVSGLNRGLAAIEDDLQKADAAAKELEAAGGTVDLSIDLDKLQGRWKLIYSSAFSSRTLGGSRPGPPTGRLLPITLGQVFQRIDIVSKDFDNIVDLQLGAPWPLPPIELTATLAHKFELIGTSSIKITFEKTTVKTTGNLSQLPPLEVPRIPDALRPPSNTGSGEFEVTYLDADTRITRGDRAELRVFVIA; encoded by the exons TTCTCCCTTTCTCCATCACCACCACCgcccctttcttcttcttcttcttctactatTACTATAACGTGTGCTCTTCCCAGTAACCTACGTTCTTCAGACCGACGTCGTCTTAGAACAACATCAAAACCTTATACGTGGACATCGGGCCTGCCCAAGAGAAGCTTTGTCCTGAGGTCAACCCTTGATGAGGTCTCTGTTCTTGACCCCCCTCCTCCCCCTGAAGACTCCACGGCCGAGCTTCTTTCGTCTCTCAAACTGAAACTACTG AGTGCTGTGTCTGGTCTAAATAGAGGACTTGCTGCAATCGAGGATGATCTTCAGAAGGCAGATGCTGCTGCCAAAGAGCTTGAAGCTGCTGGAGGAACTGTTGACCTCTCAATTGATCTTGATAAACTTCAGGGAAGATGGAAATTGATATATAGCAGTGCGTTCTCATCCCGTACTCTAGGTGGGAGCCGCCCTGGACCTCCCACTGGAAGGCTACTCCCTATAACTCTGGGGCAG GTATTTCAAAGGATTGACATTGTAAGCAAAGATTTCGACAATATAGTAGATCTCCAGTTAGGTGCCCCATGGCCCCTTCCGCCAATTGAACTCACTGCCACATTAGCCCACAAGTTTGAACTCATAG GAACTTCCAGCATTAAAATAACATTCGAGAAAACAACTGTGAAGACAACAGGAAACCTGTCGCAGCTGCCACCATTGGAGGTACCTCGGATCCCGGATGCATTGAGGCCACCATCAAATACAGGAAGTGGCGAATTTGAGGTTACATACCTTGATGCTGATACCCGCATCACCAGAGGAGACAGGGCTGAGCTTAGAGTTTTTGTCATTGCATAA
- the LOC117914944 gene encoding dCTP pyrophosphatase 1-like — MEGGGEEVADDRAMNISLKDLSKKLEEFAKARDWEKYHSPRNLLLAMVGEVGELSEIFQWRGEVDKGLPNWDDSDKEHLGEELSDVLLYLIRLADICGIDLGDAAAKKIVKNAIKYPPKLF, encoded by the exons ATGGAAGGTGGAGGAGAGGAGGTAGCAGATGACAGAGCCATGAACATTAGTCTCAAAGACCTCTCAAAGAAGCTTGAGGAATTTGCCAAGGCTAGAGACTGGGAAAAGTACCATAGTCCCAGAAATCTACTCCTTGCTATG GTGGGAGAAGTAGGAGAGCTATCAGAAATATTCCAATGGAGGGGAGAGGTGGACAAAGGCTTACCAAATTGGGATGACTCAGATAAAGAGCATCTGGGAGAAGAGTTATCTGATGTACTGCTATACCTTATCAGATTGGCTGATATATGTGGCATTGATCTTGGTGATGCTGCTGCCAAGAAAATTGTTAAGAATGCAATCAAATACCCACCTAAGCTCTTCTGA